From one Lycium barbarum isolate Lr01 chromosome 6, ASM1917538v2, whole genome shotgun sequence genomic stretch:
- the LOC132598411 gene encoding F-box protein At2g40925-like codes for MKRRRKLSDKLRVVEISEDIIINILHHLPSKSLAKFKCVSKSWLKYISDSSLSYSCRSKLWRPQPYLVGFFYQARDTCEPSKIHFFFSSEESSLAIDDCLDQSVTFLGRTAYIVASSNGFLLCNKQRVYYVYNPATRQSVALPKTQSKMNDPTVGFICKVDDPDKDVISFTVIRYWVSLSNVTIESFTSETNVWTVSIILAVPLRPYFSNYMKSASAGVIDGVFCWLDQGPQITVYDSVNKSFWALEFPGEMVPAIANYFLGFSGGNFYFASYVKTAITVWQLKSNIRSQNALWVKKYETNIATPVPLGLTGSLHVEVQNMDIHPTIPNIFYLDVRGKVISYDMETDIPELVHDFGEYWWRTKHFKLFSYEWHQWPRLL; via the coding sequence ATGAAACGTCGGCGGAAATTGTCTGATAAACTACGTGTAGTGGAGATTTCTGAGGATATCATAATCAACATACTGCATCATTTGCCTTCGAAATCTCTGGCGAAGTTTAAATGTGTATCCAAGAGTTGGCTAAAGTACATTTCTGATTCATCTCTGAGTTATAGTTGTCGTTCTAAACTATGGAGGCCTCAACCGTATCTAGTTGGTTTCTTTTATCAGGCTCGGGATACCTGTGAACCTTCGAAAATTCACTTCTTCTTCTCATCAGAAGAATCATCACTAGCAATTGATGATTGTTTAGATCAGTCAGTCACTTTTCTTGGCAGGACCGCGTATATTGTTGCATCGTCCAATGGTTTTCTACTTTGCAATAAGCAGAGGGTTTATTATGTTTATAATCCTGCGACGAGGCAGAGTGTGGCTCTTCCTAAAACTCAAAGCAAGATGAATGATCCAACTGTTGGATTTATTTGCAAGGTAGATGACCCTGATAAAGATGTCATTTCCTTTACTGTAATTCGATATTGGGTTTCACTGTCCAATGTAACAATTGAAAGTTTCACATCCGAGACAAATGTGTGGACTGTCAGTATAATTCTTGCTGTACCTCTTCGACCGTACTTTTCTAACTATATGAAATCAGCATCAGCTGGTGTTATCGACGGAGTATTCTGTTGGCTTGATCAAGGACCACAAATCACTGTTTATGATAGTGTGAACAAGAGTTTCTGGGCTTTGGAGTTTCCGGGAGAGATGGTACCGGCTATAGCCAATTATTTTCTGGGATTTTCAGGTGGGAATTTCTATTTTGCATCGTATGTTAAGACAGCTATAACAGTGTGGCAACTCAAGAGCAATATTCGTAGTCAAAATGCACTGTGGGTTAAGAAGTATGAAACGAATATCGCAACTCCAGTTCCTTTAGGACTTACAGGGTCTCTACATGTTGAGGTGCAGAACATGGACATTCATCCTACTATTCCCAACATCTTTTATTTGGATGTAAGAGGTAAGGTTATTTCTTATGACATGGAAACGGATATTCCAGAACTTGTGCATGATTTTGGAGAATATTGGTGGAGAACTAAACACTTCAAACTGTTTTCTTATGAGTGGCATCAATGGCCACGTCTTCTGTAG
- the LOC132598408 gene encoding scarecrow-like protein 30, giving the protein MEALFQEQFFPSPDAFIFRHPSTNIPVDPRKDVVQNGSTIFKGPSFDEDYPHVHSNHVVGEGNSSPQVEGEGEGEHYDAMYKYISQMLMEEDDLENKPCMLRDCMALQAAEKYFSDVLHGSENNKSPQSVIFNPQDSSRLLSNTSSDSIESPQWNLNFESPVSVESLSGVFNPDSVFNNHSFGNDQVEEEVANVFQSSSSSDDSPTGSREKKNHHRGFDDDGADQQRSNKQLAAFTHDESEPLEMYDKVLLVCPTNPYLEQHNGTSVTSCSPNEPKKATKVGRPRGGRKNGSSISKKEMVDLRGLLTQCAQAMASYDSRTASEKLIQIREHSSPHGDGTERLAHYLANALEARLSGTGTALYTTFASSRISAAHILKAYKAYITACPFKLMSNIFANKRIRKLIFSGGPKIHIIDFGILYGFQWPCLIQGLSMRPGGPPELRITGIELPQPGFKPAERVEDTGRRLEKYCKRFNVPFVFKAIAKKWETITLEELEIQRDEVLVVNSLFRLGNIPDETVVPNSPRDAVLNLIRKIRPDIFIHGVVNGTFNTPFFVTRFREALFHFSSLFDMFEATLPREDEDRKLFEEEVFARDAMNVIACEGTERVERPETYKQWQLRCVRAGFKQVPLDQEIMKIVRTKVRSEYHKDFSVDEDGHWMLQGWKGRVIYALSCWKPTRRSL; this is encoded by the coding sequence ATGGAAGCCCTATTCCAAGAACAGTTTTTTCCTTCTCCAGATGCTTTCATTTTTAGGCACCCTTCGACCAATATTCCAGTGGATCCAAGAAAAGATGTTGTACAAAATGGTAGTACAATATTCAAAGGTCCTAGCTTTGATGAAGATTACCCTCATGTCCATTCTAATCATGTTGTTGGAGAGGGAAATTCTTCTCCTCAAGTGGAAGGGGAAGGAGAAGGGGAACATTATGATGCAATGTATAAATACATAAGTCAGATGCTTATGGAAGAGGATGATTTGGAGAATAAGCCCTGTATGCTCCGTGATTGTATGGCTCTCCAAGCTGCTGAGAAATACTTCTCTGATGTCCTTCATGGATCTGAAAACAACAAATCACCCCAATCTGTCATCTTTAATCCACAGGATTCCTCTCGTCTTCTGAGCAACACTTCATCTGATTCTATTGAGTCTCCTCAATGGAATCTTAATTTTGAATCCCCTGTTTCAGTGGAGAGTTTGTCTGGTGTCTTTAATCCGGACTCTGTCTTCAACAACCATTCATTTGGCAATGaccaagttgaagaagaagttgctaatgtcTTCCAAAGTAGTAGCAGCAGCGACGATTCACCCACTGGTTCGAGGGAAAAGAAAAACCACCATCGAGGATTTGATGACGATGGTGCAGACCAGCAGAGGAGTAACAAACAGTTGGCCGCATTTACTCATGATGAATCTGAACCACTGGAAATGTATGACAAGGTCTTGTTAGTTTGTCCAACTAATCCTTATTTGGAACAACATAACGGTACTAGTGTCACTTCCTGCTCGCCTAATGAACCCAAAAAAGCAACCAAAGTTGGAAGGCCGAGAGGTGGTAGGAAGAACGGCAGCTCTATTAGCAAGAAGGAAATGGTGGATTTGAGGGGTCTGCTGACTCAATGTGCACAGGCTATGGCAAGCTATGATAGCAGAACAGCTAGTGAGAAGCTGATACAGATAAGAGAACACTCTTCGCCCCATGGCGATGGGACGGAGAGGTTGGCTCATTATCTTGCCAATGCCCTCGAAGCACGCTTGTCAGGCACGGGTACAGCCTTGTATACAACGTTCGCATCCAGCAGGATATCAGCTGCTCACATTTTGAAAGCTTACAAGGCATATATCACAGCATGCCCGTTCAAGTTGATGTCAAACATTTTCGCAAACAAGCGTATTCGAAAGCTTATATTTTCTGGAGGACCGAAGATACACATAATTGATTTTGGGATTTTATATGGTTTCCAATGGCCATGTCTCATTCAAGGTCTATCCATGAGGCCTGGGGGACCTCCAGAGCTTCGCATTACTGGAATCGAACTTCCCCAGCCTGGTTTCAAACCTGCAGAGAGGGTTGAGGATACAGGGCGTCGCCTGGAGAAGTACTGCAAACGATTTAACGTTCCTTTCGTGTTTAAAGCTATAGCGAAGAAGTGGGAAACCATCACGCTTGAAGAGCTTGAGATTCAACGGGATGAGGTGCTGGTGGTTAACAGTTTGTTTAGACTAGGGAACATACCTGATGAGACAGTTGTACCAAACAGTCCTAGGGATGCTGTTCTAAATTTAATCAGGAAGATCCGTCCTGATATATTCATCCACGGAGTGGTGAATGGGACATTCAACACCCCATTTTTCGTCACGCGGTTCAGGGAGGCGCTTTTTCACTTCTCTTCACTGTTCGATATGTTTGAGGCTACACTACCCCGGGAGGACGAGGACAGGAAGCTTTTCGAGGAAGAGGTTTTTGCAAGAGATGCTATGAACGTGATCGCTTGTGAAGGAACAGAGAGAGTCGAGAGACCTGAAACGTACAAGCAGTGGCAACTTAGATGCGTGAGAGCTGGATTTAAACAGGTGCCACTTGACCAGGAGATTATGAAGATAGTTAGAACTAAAGTGAGATCGGAGTATCACAAGGACTTCTCGGTTGATGAAGATGGCCACTGGATGTTACAAGGATGGAAAGGACGCGTAATTTACGCTCTCTCTTGTTGGAAGCCTACTCGCCGCAGTCTGTAA
- the LOC132598410 gene encoding uncharacterized protein LOC132598410, with protein sequence MREIVTIQVGNYANFIGSHFWNFQDELLGLAESPESDQVFKNHSLDMDVLYRTGETQQGLLTYTPRMVSVNFQGSLGSVSSRGSLYNQIPANSLDVMTWKGRVTTQTSEPFKRNLFLQSLSEEEQESMGKANGLDNVNNNSRAEIQDKDIVECLESDVQYWTDFSKVHYHPQSLYEVSGLWADIQDFDNYGLGKEAYCGHQHGEEIDDRLRFFIEECDHIQGIQCIVDDSGGFSGVSAMFLESIADEYPNVPVLLYNARNPSLHMEPKGRKQTISRNLHDAVSFSKLSELCKLIIPVGLPSLSGSRASQFLSIKDEKPYHSSAVYASAMHSFSLPFRMNLSGPSAESICMSGALDMHGIVQMLAGQTRQNMVTILDVAMPAPSLSGDRAQQCFLGNLQPLTPDVAEDVEDFHAVETMNIHGAVTSGNQRASINEVKDAVEAAYDNSVTRPKFSHLSASTCPLPIPLPFPLIFGNRIGQHGKLLETPISGSSSRGSLEVHSIPMATRLRSSTAVLPFLESKLGNLRRFGIERGALGAPLLQSWGFGKDEVEDMGEVLSKMVMTLKPYPQYSSDSD encoded by the exons ATGAGAGAAATCGTAACAATTCAAGTGGGGAATTATGCCAACTTTATTGGCTCTCACTTCTGGAACTTCCAG GATGAATTACTTGGATTGGCTGAAAGCCCTGAAAGTGATCAAGTATTCAAAAATCACAGTCTTGATATGGATGTGTTGTATCGTACTGGTGAAACTCAGCAA GGCCTCCTTACATACACCCCTCGAATGGTCTCAGTAAACTTTCAAG GGTCCCTTGGATCTGTGAGTTCACGTGGATCATTGTACAATCAAATCCCTGCCAATAGCTTGGATGTTATGACATG GAAGGGTAGAGTCACAACTCAAACATCTGAACCTTTTAAAAGGAATCTCTTCTTGCAAAGCTTAAGCGAGGAAGAACAGGAGAGCATGGGCAAAGCTAATGGTTTAGACAATGTGAACAACAATTCTCGGGCAGAAATTCAAGATAAGGATATCGTTGAATGTTTGGAAAGTGATGTTCAATATTGGACAGATTTTTCAAAAGTGCACTATCATCCACAGAGTTTGTATGAAGTAAGTGGATTATGGGCAGATATTCAGGATTTTGATAACTATGGACTCGGGAAGGAGGCATATTGTGGGCATCAACATGGTGAAGAAATAGATGACAGACTTCGCTTTTTCATTGAAGAATGTGATCATATTCAG GGGATCCAATGCATTGTGGATGACTCTGGAGGGTTTTCTGGTGTATCCGCAATGTTCCTGGAAAGCATTGCAGATGAGTACCCAAACGTCCCGGTTTTACTATATAATGCACGTAATCCTAGCTTGCACATGGAACCCAAAGGCCGCAAGCAAACTATCTCCCGTAATCTTCACGATGCAGTCTCATTTTCAAAGCTGTCAGAGCTATGTAAATTGATTATCCCTGTTGGTTTGCCCTCCCTAAGTGGAA GTAGGGCTTCCCAGTTTCTCAGCATTAAAGACGAAAAGCCTTACCACTCCAGTGCAGTGTATGCGTCTGCAATGCACTCATTTAGTCTCCCTTTTAGGATGAACCTATCTGGGCCATCTGCAGAATCAATCTGTATGTCTGGTGCTCTGGATATGCACGGGATTGTACAAATGTTAGCAGGCCAAACGAGGCAGAACATGGTAACTATATTGGATGTTGCCATGCCAGCACCTTCTTTAAGTG GAGACCGGGCTCAGCAGTGCTTTCTCGGAAACTTGCAGCCCTTAACTCCGGACGTAGCAGAAGATGTTGAAGATTTCCATGCAGTGGAAACTATGAACATTCACGGAGCAGTTACATCTG GAAACCAAAGGGCCTCAATTAATGAAGTTAAGGATGCAGTTGAGGCTGCTTATGACAATTCAGTCACAAGGCCCAAATTCTCACACCTATCCGCTTCTACGTGTCCTCTTCCTATACCCTTGCCCTTCCCTTTGATCTTTGGCAATAGGATTGGCCAACACGGCAAGCTATTGGAAACCCCGATTTCAGGTTCTTCATCTAGGGGATCCCTTGAAGTCCATTCCATTCCTATGGCGACAAGATTACGTTCAAGCACTGCTGTTTTGCCCTTTTTGGAAAGTAAACTTGGAAATCTTCGTAGGTTTGGGATCGAACGAGGAGCCCTTGGGGCACCATTGCTCCAAAGTTGGGGTTTCGGTAAAGATGAAGTGGAAGATATGGGAGAGGTACTGTCTAAGATGGTAATGACGTTGAAGCCCTATCCTCAATATTCCTCTGATTCGGATTGA